TTTCCGATGACAAACGCTTTGTCACCTGCCGCCTTTTTAGCGATTTTAACGGCTTCAGCATTGATTTTCTTCACTTTTTCTTCTAATCCATACCGGGCGAGTTTGCTGTAATTTGCGCCGTATGTGTTCGTTTGAATGACATTCGCGCCAGCTTCGATATATGCTTTATGGACATTGTAAACTTGTTCGGGATGTGTAATATTTAATTCCTCGAAACAACGATCTACACCGTTTGCATATAAAATCGTCCCCATGGCCCCGTCGCCAATTAATATTCTTTCTTGTAAAGATCCAAGTAAATTCAATGCCTACACTCCCTTCTATTCAATTTCTTTGAACGCCTGTTTCAAATCTGCGATTAAATCAGAAGCGTGCTCGATGCCGACGGACACGCGTAATAGGCTGTTCGATAATCCATACGATAAGCGAACTTCTTCTGGAATATCTCCATGCGTTTGCGTCTTCGGATAGGTGATGAAACTCTCGACGCCCCCTAAACTTTCCGCAAACGTGAAAAGCTTTAACGCTTTTAGAAATGGTGAGACTTGTGATTCATTGGTGATCGTAAAACTCAACATGCCGCCCCGTCCCGGATAAAAGACGTCGTCCACAATCGGAAGGGCTTGTAAAAAGGGCACGATTTCTTTTGCATTTTGTTCATGTTTATCCATTCGAAGGGCCAATGTTTTCATCCCTCTTATTAAATTCCAACAATCCAGAGGTCCCAACACCGCGCCGATTGAGTTATGCAGAAACGCGAGTTCTTCGTTAATTTTCTTACCTTTGGAAACGACCAATCCCGCTAGCACATCGTTATGTCCCGCCAGGTATTTCGTTGCGCTATGAATGACGATGTCCGCGCCTGCTTCCAAAGGCCTTTGTATATACGGCGTATACAGCGTGTTATCAACAATGCATAGAAGTTCATATTGTTTCGTTATGGCTGAAATTTGCTCAATGTCCGTCTCTTTCATTAACGGATTTGTCGGCGTTTCAATGAAAATCGCTTTCGTGCTTTTATGAATCAACCCCTTTAATTCATCAATTGATTCACCGTCCCAATAACTGAACGTCAACCCATACTTCTCTTCGAAAATTTCAAACAAACGATATGAACCGCCGTAAATATCACGTGAAGCGATGATGTGATCATTTTTTCCGAATAAAGAAAAGACGAGTTGAATGGCACTCATTCCTGAACTTGTAGCGAAAGCCCGCTCTCCTTTCTCCAATAATGCCACCGACTTTTCCAGTACATCGCGCGTCGGATTGCCAGTTCGCGTGTAATCGTATCCTGACAACAAACCAATCTCTTCGTGACGAAAAGCTGTCGAAAAATAAACCGGCGTGCTCACGGCTCGAAAATGTTCATCACGTTCATTGCCTATTTGCACGAACACTGTTTCTTGATGATAAGTCAATTGCTTCTTCCCCTTTCCCGAAAGATATCAACAAAAAAAGACATCTTTCACCCGAGTACTCTCGTAATGATAAGATGCCTTTAGTTGTCTAATCGGCAAGTGTATTTTATTAGGCTTTCTGGCGTTTCTTCAATGAAAAACGCGTCTTTTCTGTCGTGTCAATTTGTGTAATGACCCCGTCGTGGACTGTTATGTGGACTGATCCGAATTCCAATCCTTCCAAAGCATCTAAGATTTTCTGCACTTTCTCTTCGACATGATTTCCCATTCGCATTCGCTCCTTTTGGAATTTTAAAATAGAAAAAGCCCTCTTCTCGGAAATAAGAAGAGGGCGATAATATACAGGTCCCCCTCTTATCTTCCAGATTAAAAATCTGTAGGATGTAGCACCATCACAAACAATGTTTGCAGGTTGCCGGGCATCACAGGGCCTATTCCCTCCGCCGCTCTCGATAAGAGACTAACTATTCAATTGAGTTTTTCATGTTTTGCTTTTGTTGTTAACGAGTATCATAAAACAGAACTTTGTTTGTGTCAAGTCCATTTTTTCAATTATCCTATTTTATCGAACAATAAGATTAACGAATCACTTCTTTTTAAGCTCCGCTTTGAATAAATAACTTAATTCCCTACTTTTAATATCTTCTAACTCGCCGTCAGCTCCCAGCATCGTATCCCCGGACTCGGAATACCAATACGCTAAATAGACTGGCTCGTCGGGTTTTATCGGGTTTTTTCCTTCGAAAGTTTTGGCGCTCGATGAACCCCCTTGAAGTTTTATTGCCTCGATTTTCATAGCCCCGCCTGGACTTCCGAAAACGATTTCCCCTTCATCGCCATACGTATTGACAGCGAAACTCACCGTCCGATCTTCAGTGTCCAAATTGACCGGATTTTCAGCAATTTTGTTTTGAATAAACTCGCCTTTTTCGTATTGCTCGATCATAAAGTATAGCTCGTAGTCATTCGGAATTTGACCGATGATTTCAAAATGGTCGGCCGACCCACCACCAGAATTACTTATGAGTATCGATTCTTCATCTGTCAAAATTCTTTCTGAAATCATCAAGTCGTTTGAACAAGCTGATAGCGTCAAAGTTAGAAGTAGTGCAGAAAAGAGCAGAATTCTTTTCATTCAATCCCTCATTTCATTCAAAATGGGAGAAGCTTTTTTCATTCCGATGTCACGTCTAAAAACACATAACCATCACGTTCATGTTGACCTGAAAATACGATGGGAACCCGTTCGCTGAATATCGGCCCATCCACGACGACGGTATGAAATTCGCCGGCTTCACCGCATGAATCGATGCCGAGCGCCTCTAGTTCATCAATAAGTTCATTCGTGAATTTTCTTCCGATGAATTTGCTCGGCATCATTGCTGTATTCACTACGACAATGTATGCTTCAAATCCTGCTTCTACGAAATCCTTTACGACTTTTTTTCGCGGCTCCATCCATAACGGATGAACCGCTTCGATACCGACCTTCGCACAAGTTTCCTGAATCCATGTTAAATGATCTTCTAAATCGATGTCGCCGAATACGCCGTGACTAATTCCTGCATCTTTGCATTCTTTCATCGCGTCTAAAAACTGTTCTTCGTAACCGTTCCAGTCCGCCCCGCGAATCATAAGCGGAACGCCTAGACTCTCCGCTTGCGCTTTGATGATTTCAATTGGAAGTGCGTGGGATTTCGACCGTTCATGGTCTTCTTCAAACATTGTCCATACTCTTTTTGGAACGGATCCAGATTGGAGGGCTCGGTAATAAGCCATCGCGGAGTCTTTGCCGCCGCTCCATGATGCTACAAATGGTAATCCTATCATTCTATTCATCCTTTTTAGATAAGTATAACATTGGAAAGAAAAAACGCAGGCACTTTTCGTGTCTGCGTCCCTAGGTTATGACGGCATTGGCGTGTCTGTTGGTTTCGCGTAGCCTTCTTTATAGGTTTCATCAATAATCGTACGAATTTCTTTGAGCGACTTGCCTTCTTGCGTCATCATGACCGAATCTACAGCGGTTTCAAGGCACACTTGACAACGCGTGCTATGATCGTCCCATACGACTGAACCATCTTCACGGATTTCATCAATAAAGCAGTTCATATTGCTTCCGTGATTCGCGCTTTCACCGCAACCGCAGTAGCACGGCATCCATTCGATAATATCGGTGGCTGATGCAGCTACTTGATAAACGAGTCTCATATCTTCGGGTTTATCATCAAGAAACGTTGGCAAAATATCGGTAGATGCCGTCACTTCTTGGAGATCACCATTCGGAAGCTGATGCTGTTCGCCGACAGCCAAATCGTGTTTTTCATGAGTGGTATTCGTATTTTTCCCGCATGCTGATAGTACGAGAACTGTTGCGAGTAAAATTAATAGTATTGGCTTTTTCACTGTGCCTCACTCCAAATTGCATAGTTGTCCTTCTATCATAGCCGAGATTGTCGGGTTTAGGCGTTACAACTTTGTGAACCTGAGTATATCATTTAGTTCAGACCAGTTTTCAATCCGTGGAATGTCCAAATGCTTATTGTAGGACTGCGTTTTTGCATACAATTTTAATGGGTGATCTCTTAATGTCTCCAAAACGGCAGGCTTGTCATCAAAATAATAGTCAAGTTCTAGATCATTGATAATATGAACCTTGTCCTCGTCATTCATTCCGTAAAAAAACCTGTCTTTCTGAACCGGAAAGTTATTTTCAATCATCCATTCCATCGTACGCTGACCATGTTCTTTCGGTCTGGCGGTAATATAATAAATTTCATGTCCTTCTCTATCCAGCTGTTGCAATGTTTCCACTGCATCCGGATACGGCGGACACCCCGAGTAATAGATTTCATCTAGTGAACTGTTCCACATCTTACTTCCTTGTTCGGCAGTCATGCCAAAAAGTTCGTGAATTTCAACTTTATCCAGCGCATGAAAGAGATCCACTTGTACATCCCGATTCAGCTTTTTATTGTATAGTTGAAAAGCATGTTCTCTCAGGTTAATCAATGTATCATCGATGTCAAAACCAAATTTCATAGTAAACTCCCTTAGTTTGTTTTATATTTCGGATAGCCGGTGAACTTGAAATCTTTACCGATTTGGGTAACTTGAAGATTTTCCAAATCCACAGCATCGCGCATTAGTTCGACGCCTGCGCCTTCAAGAAATGTAGGCGCTTGTGAACCTCCGACTAATTTCGGAGCGATATAAATCTCTACTTTATCGACCAGCTGGTTTTCAAGGAATGCAGCATGAATCGTGCCGCCTCCTTCAATTAAAACTGAAGAAACAAGTTTTTCACCGAGAATGCGGACGACATCATTCGGGTCTACGTGCTCTTTACCTGAAGTTGGATATATTGAAATGCCGCGTTCTTCCAATATTCTTTTGGCTTTTTGGTCATATTTGTTTGAAGTGAAAATCCAAGTGGGTGCCTGTTTGTCATTTACAACCTTTGAATCCAGTGGAATTCGTAATGTAGAATCTAATATGACACGAATCGGATTCCTGCCATTCGGAATCCTTGTTGTCAATTCAGGATCATCTTCGATTACCGTATTTACGCCGACTAAAATAGCCATATGTTCATTGCGCAGCACATGCACATCGCTTCTCGCCTCTTCAGAAGTAATCCACTTGCTGTCGGCTGTATGGGTAGCAATTTTCCCATCTAATGCGCTTCCAGCTTTCATCGTCATGAACGGCTTCTGTTCAACGATGAATTTGTTAAATACTTCGTTCATCTTTCGAGATTCCTCTTCCATTACCCCGATGACGACTTCAATTCCCGCATCTTCCAATATCTTAACGCCGTTGCCTGCAACGACTGGATTCGGATCCAGTGTAGCAATCACTACTTTCTTAATACCCGCCTCCACAATCGCTACTGCGCACGGACCTGTCCGTCCGAAATGCGAGCACGGTTCAAGGGTCACATAAATCGTGCCACCTCTCGCCTTGTCGCCAGCCATTCGAATGGCATGTATTTCAGCGTGGGGTTCTCCAGCCTTCAAATGCGTGCCGACACCAACGATTCTATTTTCATTGACAATAACTGACCCTACAAGCGGATTCGGGTCAGTTTGTCCTTTCATCGCACGTGCATTCTCAATAGCTAAATTCATATAAAACTCGTGATTAGTCATTTGGACAAGTGCCTCCTTCCTCCAAATGTCCAGATCGCTTGATCTTTGTCTTCAAATACTTTTCGTTGTACTCTGACTTATCGCCCCATAGTGGTTCGCGTCCCGATATAGGAAGACCAGCATTTTGCAGTGCTTCTAGCTTTTTCGGATTATTTGTCATAAGCTTGACCGGTTTTGTTCGTAGTGTCTTTAGAACCTGGATTGCATCGTCGTAATTTCTGGAATCATCTACAAATCCTAGACTTTCGTTCGCTTCCACCGTGTCATAACCATTCTCCTGAAGTACATAAGCCATCGCCTTGCTGAATAGGCCAATCCCACGTCCCTCATGGTTCGCCAAATAAAACAACGCACCCGTCCCGTGGTCCGCGATATTCTGCATCGATTGCTTTAACTGAAAACCGCAATCGCATCTTTTACTGCCAAATATGTCTCCCGTATGACAAATAGAATGCATTCGGATTAGCGCATCCTCTGCGTTTTCAAAATCACCGTAGACAAGCACGCTTGACTGTTGGTACTCAGCCAAATTCTCGGATGAAAGCTTATCAATGATTTCTTGGTAATTCTCCGTTACCTGGCATTGGCTTAGCCAACAATACCACTGGAAGACAACCGTTTCTCCGTATAGATTAACGGGTAGGTTGATTGGACCTACCAAGTAGATGGCGCCTTCATCAGTCTTTATCATTTGGATTTTTCCTTTTAAGACCTCAAGCACTTCAGGTTCCAGTTTCGCATGCAACATAAAAATCATTCCTTTTATTTTAATTTAAGTTATTGTGCAAATTTGGTCGTTCGATACTTCACTTGAAAAATAACGTCTATCTTATGTGTATGAAAAACGCATGCTTTAGCACCGTCACTTTGCCCAGGGCACATAATTTAGTCAAGTGTCCCGTTATTATTAAAACCCTCATTAGTTATTGAAAACCGTTCTCAATTAATTGTTTTAATTATAGCACTACGATAAATATTAATAATAGCAAAAGGCAACTGTTAGTTAGTAACAGTTGCCTTTAAAAGATAACCTCATTTTACGACAAGGTTATTCCTCGTATTTCTATTTCAATAAACTTACGAATTACCCGTCATTTTCGATGGGTCAACATATTCGTCAAACTGTTCTTCTGTTAACAAACCTGTTTCGAGCGCAGCTTCCTTTAATGTTGTACCGTTTGCATGCGCAGTTTTTGCGATTTTCGCCGCGTTTTCATATCCGATATACGGGTTGAGCGCAGTTACAAGCATCAATGAATTGTTCACGTGATGTTCGATGACTTCGCGGTTCGGTTCGATTCCTACCGCACAGTTGTCATTGAAGCTGATCATTGCGTCCGCAAGTAGTGTCACGGATTGCAGGAAGTTGTAAATGATCACTGGTTTAAAAACGTTTAATTCAAAATTTCCTTGGCTCGCCGCAAACCCGATTGTTGCGTCGTTCCCCATCACTTGCGCGACAACCATTGTGATGGCTTCACTTTGTGTTGGGTTCACTTTACCTGGCATGATGGAACTGCCTGGTTCGTTTTCCGGGATTGTGATTTCACCAATACCAGAACGCGGACCGCTTGCTAACCAACGTACGTCGTTTGCGATTTTCATAATGTCTGCCGCAAGCGCTTTAACCGCACCGTGAACATAGACAACTTCATCATAGCTTGTCAGTGAGTGGAATTTGTTTTTCGCAGATGTGAATTCAATGCCGACTGCACTGCTGATTTCTTCAGCTACGCGATCACCAAATCCTTCAGGTGCGTTCAATCCAGTTCCAACTGCTGTTCCGCCGATGGCTAGTTCTTTCATTGACTCGACGCTGTCCGCAATCATTTTCTCGGTTTTTTCGAGCATACGGTGCCATCCGCTAATTTCTTGACCAAGCGTTAATGGTGTTGCGTCTTGTAAATGCGTACGTCCGATTTTAATAATATCTGAGAATTCTTCGGACTTTTTCGCGAATGTTTCTTTAAGTTTTGCAAGTGCTGGAAGTAATTGCTCTTGTACTGCGATTACTCCCGCAACGTGAAGTGCTGTTGGGAATGTATCATTCGAGCTTTGAGATTTATTCACGTCATCATTTGGGTGAAGACGTTCTTCTTCGTCCCATGCTTTGAGTAATTGGTTGCCGCGGTATGCGATGACTTCGTTGACGTTCATGTTCGACTGCGTACCGGATCCTGTTTGCCACACGACGAGCGGGAAGTTGTCATCTAGTTTTCCTGCGATAATTTCGTCTGCTGCCGCTGAAATCGCATTCAATTTAGCATCGGAAATGGCACCGTTTGCATGGCTCGCAATCGCTGCTGCTTTTTTCAATTGTGCAAATGCGCGAATCACGCCAACCGGCATTGTTTCGCCGCCAATTTTAAAGTTTTGTTTACTGCGTTGTGTTTGTGCACCCCATAGTTTGTCCGCTGGAACTTGAATTTCACCAAATGTGTCATGTTCAATACGATAATCCATCTTTCATCCGCCTTCCGTTATGTATCATTACATTCTTTTCTATTATAACATGACTTTTTAGTATGTTAACTTCATTCAGAGAATGCTTCGAACAAATCACTGTAAATGAAAAAATGACTATCAATTCACACACACTTTGATAGTCATTTATATTAGTATTCCCATTTATAATTCTTTCTCTTCAAAACCTCGATAAACGCATCGACGATTTTCGGGTTGAATTGCTTTCCCTTTTCGTTAATAAGCTCTTTGATCGCATCTTTAATGGGCAATGCTTTTTTGTAAATGCGATTTGTCGTCATGGCGTCAAAAGCGTCGACCACGGCAACAATCGAAGCTTCAAGTGAAATCTCATCGGCTTTCAGTCCGTAGGGATACCCACTTCCATCAAATCGTTCATGATGTTGCTCGACAATGGTGGCCGCGTCTTTTAACCATTTGACTTTATGTTCACGCATAATTTTTGCGCCTTCGATTGTATGTGTTTTCATAATCGCCCACTCGCAAGCTGTCAAATCACCGGGTTTATTTAACACTTCAAGCGGAATTTCACGCTTTCCAATATCGTGAAAGTAGGCGCCCCATCTAAGGATACGAAGTTTTTCATTTGGTAATCCTAGGTGTGTCCACACTTCTAGTGAATAATCTTTGATGCGGTTGCAGTGATTATACGTATATCCATCCAGCGCTTCAATTGCGTCGGCTTCTTCTTGCAGTAATTGTGTTTCAAAAAATTCGGGTTCGAATTCTTCATGGGACGTTTTAATTAATATGTCGGCATCCGTATTACCGTATAAAAAAATCGTGTTTTCATAAAGAGAAGCATCAATCGTTTCCCCGATTTTCAATTGGCGACTCTTGCCGTCATACCGCATTTCAACTACACCGTTTAATAAGGTGTATGTTTCAATGATAGAATCAGTTGCATTTTTACTATGTTGAACCCACAGGACGTTGTCTTTTTGCAATGAATAAAGGGCATTTGATAAACCCTGCCATCTGCCATATAAGATTACATCTGCATAGCCGAGGTGTAAGGTTGGATACCCATTTTGGGTGTAATATGATTTATTTTGCAACAACTTCTTGAACATCTCCTGCAGATTTTGACGTATCTTATCGAATTATGCTTACCCCTTATTTATTATAACAAGTGTAAGTTGGAATTCATACGATAACTTCTGCATTTGATTGACAGTTTACGATTTTATCATAATTCAGTTCTCAATGCGTTTATCACGTCAATTTTTGTCGCTTTTCGTGCTGGACGCCATCCAGAAATCATTGCAACGCCAATACTGATGGTAGAAGCGATAACGACGAGTTGCCATGGGATAATTGAAAATTTGACCTGCATGTCCCCGAAGTCTTCTTCCCCTAAAGCCGCTGTAACGATAATCGGAAGTACGAAGTTTGCGATAATGCTGACACCGTATGAAATCACGATGGCAAGGAATGTACCTAATATCCCGATCCACGCACTCTCCATTAGGAATAGACGTTGGATTAATTTCGGATTGGCCCCAATCGCTTTCATGACGCCAATTTCACGAGTTCGTTCCGTCACCGCCATGGTCATTGTGTTGAAGATCCCGATTGATGAAATTAAGATTGCAATTGTTCCTACGAAAATAAGCCCTGCTTTTAAAGCAAAAAAGAATACGTCGAGTTGATCTAACTCTTCCGTAACGGAATATACACTATGTCCTTGGTCTTTTAGCGTTTTTGTAATGGCTTTTACGTTTTCCAAGTTATCGGCGTAGACCATTACATTATTATAAAATAAATGCATGGCATCTGGATGGTCGTCTAGCTCTACTTCTGAGTTTGCGGTATAGATTTGGTTGATCGTTGGAATGAGTGATGCATTTGTATAGATGTTTTGATCGGTAAACCAGTCTCTAGCAGGTGGTGTCGCGACACCGACGATTGTTAGTTTCAGTTCGTCCTTTTCGAACATTTTACCATCAAAATCGCCTAATCGGACTGTAAATTGTTCACCGATTAATTTCCCTTCATAGCCCTTGAAACCTTCTTCCCCTTCTTCGACTTCGACTTCGCCATTCGCCTCTTCTTCTGTGAGTAGAAATTGACCAAAATGGCTGCCGACAACAACTTCATTCGGATTTTCGGGCAATCTTCCTTCAGCAAGTTTAAATCCTACTTTTCCCTCTTCAATAAAATCGGTCGCTATAACACCGTTATGGCCTGTCATGTTTTTAAAGATAGTTTCTGTTTGCCCATTGAATTCTTGTCGATTAACTACCGCATTTACATGGTCGATTGTTTTAAATTCATTGGCTAATTCCTGCGACATCTCACTGGCGTGCACTTGAATTTCGGTTACTTTTCGATCTGATAAAATTTCTTTGGTGATTGTGTCGTGAATTCCAAATCCGACTGAGGCGAGCACGATTAGAAATGCTGTCCCCATTGTTGCGGCAAGAACCGTCATAAACACGCGTAATTTATTCTTTGAAATATGTTGTCGAACAAAATCAATCTGATCTTTAAATTGCATGTTGAACGACTCCTTCCGTTAATTCGCCGTCGTGCATGGTATAAACTCGGTTCGCTGTTTGCGCAACTTCATCGTCGTGAGTAATGATGACAAATGTGATGCCGCGGTTTTTATTCAGTGATTGAATGAGTAATAGAATTTCTTGTTCTGTTTCAGAATCGAGGCTTCCGGTTGGCTCATCCGCCAAGATGATAGGTGGATCTGTGATAAGAGCACGCGCGATACTGACCCGTTGTTGCTGACCTCCAGATAATTCGTTTGGATAATGGTCTTGGACTTCTGTTAGGCCAACGTATTTCATTAATGTTTTCACTTTTTCTTTGCGTTCCGCCCTTTCAATTCCTTTAAGCTTTAGCGGTAATTCAACATTTTCAAATGCATTTAAACCAGGCATGAGTTGAAAGTTTTGAAAGATAAACCCATAATTGTTCAGTCTGAATTCTGCATTGTCCGCTTCATTGAAAATAGACGTTTCAATGCCGTTCACTTTAATCTCTCCGCTTTCCGGTGTCATGAATCCCGCGAGTATATGTAAGAGCGTCGATTTCCCCGAACCACTTTTCCCTACAATTGAAACAATCTCACCATCATTGACATCGAAATTCACATCTCTTAATACCGGAATATGTTTCTCTTTTCCTTTTTTACCGATTTTGAATGAATGATTTAATCCTTTGACCGTAATCATATTTTCCCCTCCATCTGATACTGGTTTTAATTATAGAGGATTGTTCTTAAGGTTGTGTGAGGAAAAAAATGAAGAAATTCTTAAGGTTTTTACTTTAAAAGCAGATTGGGAGTGGAGCCGCGACTTCGGATGCGTTTTATTCCCGTAACGGTGGCGAGACTAGTTTTATTCCCGTAACGGTCCCGGTTGCTCCCGTTGCGCACGTGGTTGTTCCCGTAACGAGGTCGTTTATTCCCGTAACGGCGGCGACACCAGTTTTATTCCCGTAACGGTCCCGGTTGCTCCCGTTGCGCACGTGGTTATTCCCGTTGCGTGGTGGTTTGTTCCCGTAACGGTTCTGGGAACAACTATCAAGCTTCCTTCAACCAATATAAAAACGGAACCCAATTTTCTGGGTTCCGTTTTCGATCAAGCTATCACTCTTCCGTTTTTACAGTGTCAGTTTCGACCGAGTCGCCGTTTTGTACGGCGTGTGTTAGTTGGTCGATGCTTGGGCGCAGATTGTGTTTGCCTGCGTAGCTTTCTAGCATTTCTTTGACGTCGATGCCTGAAGTGGCTTTTAATGTTTCTTGGAGTGTTGACATTAAATCGGTTGCGTATGATGTTACTTTATTCGCACCGCCGCCTTCTCCGCCACCTGTATCAACAACTGTAATTTTGTCGATGTTTGAAAGCGGGCTTGCAATTTGTTTCGCGTACTCAGGAATCATTTCAATAACCATATCAAGCATAGCTGCCTGGCCGTATTGTTCGAACGCTTCTGCGATTTTGCGTTTCGCTTCGGCTTCCGCGAGACCTTTCAGGCGGATAATATCTGCTTCAGATTCACCTTGTGCACGTTGAGAATCGGCTCTCGCCTGACCATCAAGACGAACTTTTTCCGCGTCAGCTGTAGCTCTAGCTTCAATACTATATTTCTCGGCATCTGCTTCAGCCATTTGTCTAGATTTTGCAGCTGCTGCATTTTGCTCGATTGCGTAACGATCAGCGTCCGCTTTCTTCTTAACTTCAGAATCGTATTGCTTCTCGCGACGCAAGATTTCATTCTCTTCAAGTTCGATTTGTTTTTGACGCTCGATGATTTGGATTTGCATTTCTTGCTCCATAACTTCTTGCTTGGAACGAGCAGATTGCAATTCGTATGCCTGGTCCGCTTGTGCTTTTGCGCGGTCTTGCTCAAGCCGATATTCCGCAACTTTTAACTGATTCTCTTTTTCTGCTTCTGCAATTTCAGTTGCGCGTTCAAGCTCTGCTTTTTGAGCTTCTTTGGATGCTTCCGCATTTTTAATACGCGTTTCTTTTTCTGCTTCAACTGTTGCAATATCTGCATCACGTTTTACTTGCGCAATACGCGGTTTTCCGAGTGAATCAAGGTAGCCGTTCTTATCGCGAACGTCTTTTATTGTAAATGAAACGATGATAAGTCCCATTTTGGAAAGATCCTGTGATGCGACCCGTTGTACTTCCTGGGAGAACATATCACGGTTTTTATAAATTTCCTCGACAGTCATTGATCCTAAAATCGATCTCAAGTGACCCTCTAGCACTTCTTTTGCTTCATTTTCACGATCTTCTTTTGATTTCCCCA
This genomic window from Sporosarcina sp. Marseille-Q4063 contains:
- a CDS encoding PLP-dependent transferase; the encoded protein is MTYHQETVFVQIGNERDEHFRAVSTPVYFSTAFRHEEIGLLSGYDYTRTGNPTRDVLEKSVALLEKGERAFATSSGMSAIQLVFSLFGKNDHIIASRDIYGGSYRLFEIFEEKYGLTFSYWDGESIDELKGLIHKSTKAIFIETPTNPLMKETDIEQISAITKQYELLCIVDNTLYTPYIQRPLEAGADIVIHSATKYLAGHNDVLAGLVVSKGKKINEELAFLHNSIGAVLGPLDCWNLIRGMKTLALRMDKHEQNAKEIVPFLQALPIVDDVFYPGRGGMLSFTITNESQVSPFLKALKLFTFAESLGGVESFITYPKTQTHGDIPEEVRLSYGLSNSLLRVSVGIEHASDLIADLKQAFKEIE
- a CDS encoding YezD family protein, whose amino-acid sequence is MGNHVEEKVQKILDALEGLEFGSVHITVHDGVITQIDTTEKTRFSLKKRQKA
- a CDS encoding diphthine--ammonia ligase, whose protein sequence is MIGLPFVASWSGGKDSAMAYYRALQSGSVPKRVWTMFEEDHERSKSHALPIEIIKAQAESLGVPLMIRGADWNGYEEQFLDAMKECKDAGISHGVFGDIDLEDHLTWIQETCAKVGIEAVHPLWMEPRKKVVKDFVEAGFEAYIVVVNTAMMPSKFIGRKFTNELIDELEALGIDSCGEAGEFHTVVVDGPIFSERVPIVFSGQHERDGYVFLDVTSE
- a CDS encoding PCYCGC domain-containing protein, whose protein sequence is MKKPILLILLATVLVLSACGKNTNTTHEKHDLAVGEQHQLPNGDLQEVTASTDILPTFLDDKPEDMRLVYQVAASATDIIEWMPCYCGCGESANHGSNMNCFIDEIREDGSVVWDDHSTRCQVCLETAVDSVMMTQEGKSLKEIRTIIDETYKEGYAKPTDTPMPS
- a CDS encoding HAD family acid phosphatase translates to MKFGFDIDDTLINLREHAFQLYNKKLNRDVQVDLFHALDKVEIHELFGMTAEQGSKMWNSSLDEIYYSGCPPYPDAVETLQQLDREGHEIYYITARPKEHGQRTMEWMIENNFPVQKDRFFYGMNDEDKVHIINDLELDYYFDDKPAVLETLRDHPLKLYAKTQSYNKHLDIPRIENWSELNDILRFTKL
- the ribD gene encoding bifunctional diaminohydroxyphosphoribosylaminopyrimidine deaminase/5-amino-6-(5-phosphoribosylamino)uracil reductase RibD, whose amino-acid sequence is MTNHEFYMNLAIENARAMKGQTDPNPLVGSVIVNENRIVGVGTHLKAGEPHAEIHAIRMAGDKARGGTIYVTLEPCSHFGRTGPCAVAIVEAGIKKVVIATLDPNPVVAGNGVKILEDAGIEVVIGVMEEESRKMNEVFNKFIVEQKPFMTMKAGSALDGKIATHTADSKWITSEEARSDVHVLRNEHMAILVGVNTVIEDDPELTTRIPNGRNPIRVILDSTLRIPLDSKVVNDKQAPTWIFTSNKYDQKAKRILEERGISIYPTSGKEHVDPNDVVRILGEKLVSSVLIEGGGTIHAAFLENQLVDKVEIYIAPKLVGGSQAPTFLEGAGVELMRDAVDLENLQVTQIGKDFKFTGYPKYKTN
- a CDS encoding GTP cyclohydrolase II — its product is MLHAKLEPEVLEVLKGKIQMIKTDEGAIYLVGPINLPVNLYGETVVFQWYCWLSQCQVTENYQEIIDKLSSENLAEYQQSSVLVYGDFENAEDALIRMHSICHTGDIFGSKRCDCGFQLKQSMQNIADHGTGALFYLANHEGRGIGLFSKAMAYVLQENGYDTVEANESLGFVDDSRNYDDAIQVLKTLRTKPVKLMTNNPKKLEALQNAGLPISGREPLWGDKSEYNEKYLKTKIKRSGHLEEGGTCPND
- the fumC gene encoding class II fumarate hydratase, which codes for MDYRIEHDTFGEIQVPADKLWGAQTQRSKQNFKIGGETMPVGVIRAFAQLKKAAAIASHANGAISDAKLNAISAAADEIIAGKLDDNFPLVVWQTGSGTQSNMNVNEVIAYRGNQLLKAWDEEERLHPNDDVNKSQSSNDTFPTALHVAGVIAVQEQLLPALAKLKETFAKKSEEFSDIIKIGRTHLQDATPLTLGQEISGWHRMLEKTEKMIADSVESMKELAIGGTAVGTGLNAPEGFGDRVAEEISSAVGIEFTSAKNKFHSLTSYDEVVYVHGAVKALAADIMKIANDVRWLASGPRSGIGEITIPENEPGSSIMPGKVNPTQSEAITMVVAQVMGNDATIGFAASQGNFELNVFKPVIIYNFLQSVTLLADAMISFNDNCAVGIEPNREVIEHHVNNSLMLVTALNPYIGYENAAKIAKTAHANGTTLKEAALETGLLTEEQFDEYVDPSKMTGNS
- a CDS encoding HD-GYP domain-containing protein, with product MLQNKSYYTQNGYPTLHLGYADVILYGRWQGLSNALYSLQKDNVLWVQHSKNATDSIIETYTLLNGVVEMRYDGKSRQLKIGETIDASLYENTIFLYGNTDADILIKTSHEEFEPEFFETQLLQEEADAIEALDGYTYNHCNRIKDYSLEVWTHLGLPNEKLRILRWGAYFHDIGKREIPLEVLNKPGDLTACEWAIMKTHTIEGAKIMREHKVKWLKDAATIVEQHHERFDGSGYPYGLKADEISLEASIVAVVDAFDAMTTNRIYKKALPIKDAIKELINEKGKQFNPKIVDAFIEVLKRKNYKWEY